Proteins from one Leptonema illini DSM 21528 genomic window:
- a CDS encoding LIC12298 family protein has product MIVRKIQSPVYHRRRPTPLPGRGNEARQPELFPSRFEEALLEAVGGDVVRKGESFANSLSSFQRENIIRLSG; this is encoded by the coding sequence ATGATAGTTCGTAAGATCCAGAGCCCGGTATATCACAGACGCCGACCGACTCCGCTTCCGGGGCGCGGCAACGAAGCACGACAGCCCGAGCTGTTTCCGTCACGGTTTGAAGAGGCCCTTCTTGAAGCCGTCGGTGGCGATGTAGTTCGTAAAGGCGAGAGCTTTGCAAATTCTCTCAGCTCCTTCCAGCGAGAGAACATCATTCGCCTCAGCGGCTGA
- a CDS encoding aminotransferase class I/II-fold pyridoxal phosphate-dependent enzyme has product MQSWRDELQQAVTEREHRRLLRRLETSPAGSVDFSSNDYLSLNSDGTVKRLFESLLPLSTQDLGSTGSRLIRGHREAFDRAERAFADWVGLDGALLFHSGYAGNVGTLQALLSPGDLVFADRLCHASLLDGIRLSGATRHYFRHNDLEHLSELLRKHSTRKRRWIVTESVFSMDGDRPDRDALLALAEQNDCLLYLDEAHAIGVIGEAGRGLAHPEQQRFAVLSYPMGKAPGLMGCFVAGPPELKAFLVNHARSFIYSTAQPPLLADLLRLVIEEMGTDEMEKRRIRLRKLSELLFKRLNEEGFATGVTPSHITPIILGAEERTIQTATRLKQQGFSVFAIRPPTVPAGACRLRISVHAGNTEEEIEGLVTALRLSR; this is encoded by the coding sequence ATGCAATCCTGGAGAGATGAACTGCAGCAGGCCGTGACCGAGCGAGAGCACAGGCGATTATTACGTCGCCTGGAGACATCACCTGCCGGATCGGTCGATTTCTCTTCGAACGACTATCTCTCGTTGAACTCCGATGGAACCGTGAAGCGGCTCTTTGAATCGCTGCTTCCGCTTTCCACCCAGGATCTCGGCAGTACGGGATCACGCCTGATTCGCGGCCATCGAGAGGCCTTTGATCGGGCCGAACGAGCCTTTGCCGACTGGGTTGGTCTTGACGGCGCTCTGCTTTTTCACAGCGGATATGCCGGCAACGTCGGCACATTACAGGCCCTTCTCTCTCCCGGTGATCTTGTCTTTGCCGATCGCCTCTGCCATGCCAGTCTTCTTGATGGCATTCGCCTTTCGGGAGCCACACGGCATTACTTCAGGCATAACGATCTTGAGCATCTGAGCGAACTTCTAAGAAAGCACAGCACGCGCAAGCGACGCTGGATCGTAACCGAAAGCGTCTTCAGCATGGACGGAGACCGACCCGATCGCGATGCCCTGCTTGCCCTGGCCGAACAGAACGATTGCCTTTTATATCTGGATGAGGCCCATGCTATCGGAGTAATCGGCGAAGCGGGTCGCGGCCTTGCTCATCCGGAGCAACAGAGATTTGCTGTGCTCAGCTATCCGATGGGCAAAGCGCCTGGCCTGATGGGATGCTTTGTTGCAGGCCCTCCTGAATTGAAGGCCTTTCTTGTGAATCATGCTCGCAGCTTTATATATTCAACGGCACAGCCGCCCTTGCTGGCTGATCTGCTGCGGCTGGTGATTGAAGAGATGGGAACGGACGAAATGGAGAAGCGGAGAATACGTTTGCGCAAATTAAGCGAGCTTCTCTTCAAGCGGCTGAACGAAGAGGGCTTTGCTACCGGAGTAACACCTTCGCATATCACGCCGATCATTCTCGGCGCTGAAGAGCGAACGATCCAAACAGCGACCCGACTGAAGCAGCAGGGCTTTTCTGTTTTCGCCATTCGCCCGCCTACGGTCCCCGCCGGCGCCTGCCGGCTGCGTATCAGTGTGCACGCCGGCAATACCGAGGAAGAGATCGAAGGGCTTGTTACGGCACTCCGGCTCAGCCGCTGA